A genomic segment from Propionibacteriaceae bacterium ZF39 encodes:
- the gntA gene encoding guanitoxin biosynthesis heme-dependent pre-guanitoxin N-hydroxylase GntA translates to MDLSTFLGEVGARDLGQGSEGEIVDVIAEMVAHPEYPCLGARSVFRRDSATVQVFESMDSPRTLTELAGHLVTFAAAQEDNPDFGSFVAVFRGPRIEDERDFEALLWGVLQQLHDGDTQPWAEGVSPDPSAAHFSFSHEGTAFFIVGLHPQASRVARRAPLPTLVFNLHEQFERLRTSGSYERMRDTIRARDSRVQGSTNPMAADHGAESEARQYSGRAVEDDWTPPFTVKETDD, encoded by the coding sequence GTGGATTTATCGACATTCTTGGGAGAGGTCGGCGCCAGGGACCTCGGACAGGGCTCCGAGGGCGAGATCGTCGATGTGATTGCGGAAATGGTGGCCCACCCGGAATACCCGTGCCTCGGGGCCCGCTCGGTGTTCCGGAGGGATTCGGCGACCGTCCAGGTGTTCGAGTCGATGGACAGCCCGCGTACCCTCACCGAACTCGCCGGTCACCTCGTGACTTTCGCCGCGGCCCAGGAGGACAACCCCGACTTCGGGTCCTTCGTGGCCGTCTTCCGGGGGCCCCGCATCGAGGATGAACGCGACTTCGAAGCGCTCCTCTGGGGCGTACTCCAGCAGCTGCACGACGGCGACACCCAGCCCTGGGCCGAGGGCGTGTCCCCCGACCCGTCCGCGGCCCACTTCAGCTTCAGTCACGAAGGCACCGCGTTCTTCATCGTCGGCCTGCACCCACAGGCCTCCCGCGTCGCCCGGCGCGCTCCCCTGCCCACGCTCGTGTTCAACCTCCACGAGCAGTTCGAACGCCTCCGGACCAGCGGTTCCTATGAGCGGATGCGTGACACCATCCGCGCCCGCGACAGCCGGGTGCAGGGCTCGACCAATCCGATGGCCGCCGATCATGGTGCCGAGTCCGAGGCCCGTCAGTATTCCGGTCGCGCCGTCGAGGATG
- a CDS encoding PAC2 family protein, translating into MADAQRSLRDLDDPIAILAFSGWNDAGSAATDAVGHLIESSGAEIVFSLDSDEYYDFQVNRPTVRRPRRGYRRIEWPATDIWAGQLDGQDLVLVTGPEPNLRWKSYSAAIVSALRSADPKLVLCIGALLADNPHTRPVPVTRTTADLELAEQLGIEEPSYEGPTGMTGVMADSCSEAGFDTVSLWAAVPHYVAQPPHPRAVHALLTRIEDLLGVTVDMGDLPEMVKAWDRGVAELVADDPELAGYIASLEADQDEADLPEASGDAIAAEFQRYLRRREN; encoded by the coding sequence ATGGCCGATGCTCAACGCTCCCTGCGGGACCTGGACGACCCGATCGCCATCCTGGCCTTCAGCGGCTGGAATGACGCGGGTTCGGCGGCGACCGATGCCGTAGGGCATCTCATCGAGAGCAGCGGCGCGGAGATCGTGTTCAGTCTGGATTCGGACGAGTACTACGACTTCCAGGTGAATCGGCCGACCGTACGCCGGCCCCGCCGCGGCTATCGGCGCATCGAATGGCCCGCGACCGACATCTGGGCCGGTCAGCTCGACGGACAGGATCTCGTCCTGGTGACCGGGCCCGAGCCCAACCTGCGCTGGAAGTCGTATTCGGCTGCCATCGTGTCCGCCCTGCGCTCCGCCGATCCGAAGCTGGTCCTGTGCATCGGCGCGCTGCTCGCGGACAACCCGCATACGCGCCCCGTGCCTGTCACCCGGACCACCGCCGATCTCGAGTTGGCCGAACAGCTGGGTATCGAGGAGCCCTCCTATGAGGGGCCGACCGGCATGACCGGAGTCATGGCCGACAGCTGCTCCGAGGCCGGCTTCGACACCGTCAGCCTCTGGGCCGCCGTGCCGCACTATGTCGCGCAGCCGCCGCACCCCCGGGCCGTCCATGCGCTCCTGACCCGGATCGAGGATCTCCTCGGCGTCACCGTCGACATGGGCGACCTGCCCGAGATGGTGAAGGCTTGGGATCGCGGTGTTGCCGAGCTCGTCGCCGACGATCCCGAATTGGCCGGTTACATCGCCTCTCTCGAGGCGGACCAGGACGAGGCCGACCTGCCCGAGGCCTCCGGCGACGCGATCGCCGCGGAATTCCAGCGCTATCTCCGTCGCCGGGAGAACTGA
- a CDS encoding MarR family transcriptional regulator, which produces MSVSTPDLADLLMRAGRRLRSAHAEELIGLPVNPHQARALRAIARRAPLRPSALAESLRVAPRSATEVVDALVAGGWVERARDPDDGRAMLLDLTAPGRELIGDIDRARARAAEKLLGGLSESERATLAAALGRVVAG; this is translated from the coding sequence GTGAGTGTTTCCACCCCCGACCTGGCGGATCTGCTCATGCGTGCGGGTCGCCGACTGCGGTCGGCCCATGCCGAAGAGCTGATCGGCCTGCCGGTCAACCCTCATCAGGCCCGGGCCCTGCGCGCAATCGCGCGGCGCGCTCCCCTGCGTCCCTCGGCTCTGGCCGAGTCTCTTCGGGTCGCTCCGCGCTCCGCGACAGAGGTGGTCGACGCGCTCGTCGCTGGTGGTTGGGTGGAACGTGCCCGGGATCCGGACGACGGTCGTGCGATGCTGCTCGACCTGACGGCCCCGGGCAGAGAACTCATCGGCGACATCGATCGGGCCCGCGCTCGCGCGGCGGAGAAGCTTCTGGGCGGGTTGTCGGAATCCGAGCGGGCCACCCTCGCCGCAGCCCTGGGCCGGGTCGTCGCCGGCTGA
- a CDS encoding ABC transporter ATP-binding protein, translated as MSDMGFPDSRGGGGGGGRGPQRIDPRDRAQLMESPVRARRVLQLFRPHAGALTIVMVAVVAASGVGLAQPFLLRAIIDDALPHSNNRLLVLAVTGMVAVALFSSVLGVIQTWLATTMGQRVMSRLRADVFAHIQRQSMAFFKSTRSGEITSRLVNDIAGLQSVITSTATSVASNITTAVGTAIAMAILDWRLSLLSLVILPPAIWLTRKVALVRRDITTQRQRTMAELHSQVEESLSVNGAMLTKTLGAGARRQAQFENTSDTLVGLEIRSQLAGQWRMATMQVIFAAIPALIYLAAGFPALTGELTLGTVVAFTALQSQIFRPILGLLNMGAQWVSSMALLSRIFGYLDLPIEVAPPARPIPLDRETVRGEIRFENVSYRYPDGDRDVLTGIDLHLAPGTSLAVVGETGSGKSTLAALLVRLADPTAGRITIDGVDLRDLAPETLARSIGVVTQETYLAHTSIRDNLLQARPDATDDDLWEALRTAQVAQVVESLPDGLDTVVGARGHRFSGGERQRIAVARTLLADPRVLVLDEATSALDNDTEREFQAALDTLAEGRTTLTIAHRLSTVQSADQIIVLDAGHVVERGRHATLVAAGGRYAGLAA; from the coding sequence ATGTCAGACATGGGATTCCCCGATAGCCGTGGCGGAGGCGGGGGTGGCGGGCGTGGCCCGCAACGCATCGATCCGCGCGACCGGGCTCAGCTCATGGAGTCGCCGGTCCGCGCCCGACGGGTGCTGCAACTCTTCCGGCCGCACGCCGGCGCCCTCACCATCGTCATGGTGGCTGTCGTGGCCGCCTCTGGAGTCGGCCTCGCTCAACCGTTCCTGCTGCGCGCGATCATCGACGACGCGCTGCCGCACAGCAACAACCGTCTTCTCGTCCTGGCCGTCACCGGGATGGTCGCCGTCGCGCTCTTCTCCTCTGTCCTGGGCGTCATCCAGACGTGGCTGGCCACCACCATGGGCCAGCGGGTGATGAGTCGACTCCGCGCCGACGTCTTCGCCCATATCCAGCGCCAGTCCATGGCCTTCTTCAAGTCCACCCGCAGTGGTGAGATCACCAGCCGACTCGTGAACGACATCGCCGGCCTTCAGTCCGTGATCACCAGCACCGCCACGTCGGTGGCGTCCAACATCACCACGGCGGTCGGAACCGCGATCGCGATGGCGATCCTCGACTGGCGGCTTTCCCTGCTCTCCCTCGTGATCCTGCCCCCAGCCATCTGGCTGACTCGCAAGGTGGCGCTGGTACGCCGGGACATCACCACCCAGCGCCAACGCACGATGGCCGAGCTGCACAGCCAGGTCGAGGAGTCGCTCAGCGTCAACGGGGCCATGCTCACCAAGACCCTCGGCGCCGGCGCAAGGCGCCAGGCACAGTTCGAGAATACCTCCGACACGTTGGTCGGGCTGGAGATCCGCAGCCAGCTGGCCGGACAGTGGCGCATGGCCACGATGCAGGTGATCTTCGCGGCCATCCCCGCCCTGATCTATCTCGCGGCAGGCTTCCCGGCGCTGACGGGGGAGCTGACGCTTGGCACCGTGGTCGCCTTCACCGCCCTGCAGAGCCAGATCTTCCGGCCCATCCTCGGCCTGCTGAACATGGGCGCCCAATGGGTCAGCTCGATGGCGCTGCTGAGCCGCATCTTCGGCTACCTGGACCTGCCCATCGAGGTCGCGCCGCCGGCCCGGCCGATTCCTCTCGATCGGGAGACCGTCCGCGGCGAGATCCGCTTCGAGAACGTCAGCTACCGCTATCCGGACGGTGATCGCGACGTCCTGACCGGCATCGACCTCCATCTGGCCCCGGGCACCTCACTCGCGGTCGTGGGCGAGACAGGCTCCGGCAAGTCGACCCTGGCGGCCCTTCTGGTTCGCCTCGCGGACCCCACGGCGGGACGGATCACGATCGACGGCGTGGACCTGCGTGACCTGGCCCCGGAAACCCTCGCCCGCTCTATCGGTGTGGTGACCCAGGAGACCTATCTGGCCCATACGTCGATCCGCGACAATCTGCTCCAGGCCCGGCCCGATGCCACTGACGACGACCTCTGGGAAGCGTTGCGGACCGCTCAGGTCGCGCAGGTCGTCGAATCACTGCCGGACGGCCTCGACACGGTCGTCGGCGCGCGTGGCCACCGCTTCTCCGGAGGCGAACGCCAACGCATCGCCGTCGCCCGCACGCTGCTCGCCGACCCCCGCGTCCTCGTTCTCGACGAGGCCACCAGCGCCCTCGACAACGACACCGAACGTGAGTTCCAGGCTGCGCTCGACACGCTGGCCGAAGGTCGCACCACGCTGACCATCGCCCACCGGCTCAGCACCGTGCAGTCGGCCGATCAGATCATCGTGCTGGATGCCGGTCACGTCGTCGAGCGCGGGCGACATGCCACCCTGGTCGCCGCCGGCGGCCGGTACGCCGGGCTCGCAGCCTGA
- the metH gene encoding methionine synthase, whose protein sequence is MTTVIRPDATDQLRALLAERVMIMDGAMGTMVQRHGLSEADFRGERFADWPSDLKGNNDLLSLTRPDIIRGIHEAYLDAGADIIETNTFNAQRISLADYGMADLAYELNLAAARLAREAADAASTPQRPRFVAGALGPTVRTASISPDVNDPGARNVSYDQLVEAYLEQANGLVDGGADLLIVETIFDTLNAKAAIFALETLFEERGRRWPVIISGTITDASGRTLSGQVTEAFWNSVRHANPLAIGLNCALGAAEMRPYVAELARLADTFVSCYPNAGLPNAFGEYDETPEHMSGLVGEFAEAGLVNILGGCCGTTPEHIAAIAEAAGSVTPRTPAEVSPAMRLSGLEPVTISDDSLFVNVGERTNITGSARFKKLIKAGDYDTALAVARQQVEAGAQVIDVNMDEGMIDGVAAMDRFGKLIASEPDISRVPIMVDSSKWEVIEAGLKTIQGKPIINSISMKEGVEEFKKHARLAKKYGAAVVVMAFDETGQADTLERRIEISERAYRILVDEVGFPADDIIIDPNIFALATGIEEHAAYGQDFIEATRWIKQNLPGVLVSGGVSNVSFSFRGNNPVREAIHAVFLYHAIAAGMDMGIVNAGQLVVLDEVDPELRERIEDVVLNRRPDAAERLLEIAEKFNIAAGVQEESLEQWRELPTPERITHALVKGIDSHIQADTEEMRAAVSERGGHPIEVIEGPLMDGMNVVGQLFGDGKMFLPQVVKSARVMKKAVAYLIPFIEAETAPGEASHSNGTIVMATVKGDVHDIGKNIVGVVLQCNNYEVIDLGVMVPAQKILAAAEEHNADAIGLSGLITPSLDEMVNFAAELERLGLEKPLLIGGATTSKAHTAVKVSPRYSGPVIWVKDASRSVPVVAQLLNPERRDELIDATNADYAGIRERHAAKSGDRRTISYADARAKAPEIDWSAYSPTKPAQPGITEFIDYPIAELREFIDWSPFFAAWEFKGRYPDILNNPAQGDAARKLFEDGQEMLDRVIAEGWLKANAVIGLFPANAVGDDIEVYTDETRTEVRTVLHHLRQQGEHRAGVPNKSLADFVAPKESGMPDWIGGFAVTGGLGATEKIMELKAELDDYSAILLESVADRLAEAFAERLHQRVRMEFWGYAPEEQLTNDELIKETYRGIRPAPGYPACPDHTEKQLLWDLLDVHTRTGIELTDGMAMWPGASVSGWYLGHPDSQYFVVGRIGQDQVADYAERKGWTMAEAERWLSPNLGYDPE, encoded by the coding sequence GTGACCACCGTAATTCGTCCCGACGCCACCGACCAGCTTCGTGCGCTCCTCGCCGAGCGCGTGATGATCATGGACGGTGCGATGGGCACGATGGTGCAGCGTCATGGTCTCTCCGAGGCCGACTTCCGGGGCGAGCGGTTCGCCGACTGGCCGAGCGACCTCAAGGGCAACAACGACCTGCTGTCGCTGACCCGCCCCGACATCATCCGCGGCATCCACGAGGCCTATCTCGACGCCGGCGCCGACATCATCGAGACCAATACGTTCAACGCTCAGCGCATCTCGTTGGCCGACTACGGCATGGCCGACCTCGCCTACGAGCTGAACCTCGCCGCCGCCCGGCTGGCCCGGGAGGCCGCCGACGCCGCGAGTACGCCCCAGCGCCCCCGTTTCGTCGCCGGCGCGCTCGGGCCGACGGTCCGCACGGCGTCGATCAGTCCCGATGTGAACGACCCCGGCGCCCGCAACGTGAGTTATGACCAGCTCGTGGAGGCCTACCTGGAGCAGGCCAACGGCCTGGTCGACGGCGGCGCCGACCTGCTGATCGTCGAGACCATCTTCGACACCCTCAACGCGAAGGCGGCGATCTTCGCCCTGGAGACGCTGTTCGAGGAGCGGGGCCGGCGTTGGCCGGTCATCATCTCGGGCACCATCACCGATGCGTCGGGTCGCACGCTCTCCGGCCAGGTGACCGAGGCCTTCTGGAACTCGGTCCGCCACGCCAACCCGCTCGCGATCGGGCTCAACTGCGCGCTGGGCGCGGCCGAGATGCGGCCCTATGTCGCCGAGCTGGCGCGGCTCGCCGACACGTTCGTGTCCTGCTATCCCAACGCGGGCCTGCCCAATGCGTTCGGCGAATATGACGAGACGCCCGAACATATGTCCGGACTCGTCGGCGAGTTCGCCGAGGCCGGGCTGGTGAACATCCTCGGCGGCTGCTGCGGCACGACGCCGGAGCACATCGCGGCGATCGCGGAAGCCGCCGGGAGCGTGACTCCGCGTACTCCGGCCGAGGTCTCCCCCGCCATGCGCCTGTCCGGGCTCGAACCCGTGACCATCTCCGACGACTCGCTCTTCGTCAACGTCGGCGAGCGGACCAACATCACCGGCTCGGCGCGGTTCAAGAAGCTGATCAAGGCCGGCGACTACGACACCGCCCTGGCCGTCGCGCGCCAGCAGGTCGAGGCGGGCGCCCAGGTCATCGACGTCAACATGGACGAGGGCATGATCGACGGCGTCGCGGCGATGGACCGCTTCGGCAAGCTGATCGCCTCCGAGCCCGACATCTCCCGCGTCCCGATCATGGTCGACTCGTCGAAGTGGGAGGTCATCGAGGCCGGCCTCAAGACCATCCAGGGCAAGCCGATCATCAACTCGATCTCCATGAAGGAAGGTGTCGAGGAGTTCAAGAAGCACGCCCGGCTGGCCAAGAAATATGGCGCGGCAGTCGTGGTGATGGCCTTCGACGAAACCGGCCAGGCCGACACCCTCGAACGGCGTATCGAGATCTCGGAACGGGCCTATCGCATCCTGGTCGACGAGGTCGGCTTCCCGGCCGACGACATCATCATCGACCCCAACATCTTCGCGCTCGCCACGGGCATCGAGGAGCACGCGGCCTATGGCCAGGACTTCATCGAGGCGACCCGCTGGATCAAGCAGAACCTGCCCGGGGTCCTGGTTTCCGGCGGTGTGTCGAACGTGTCGTTCTCGTTCCGCGGCAACAACCCCGTGCGCGAGGCGATCCACGCGGTCTTCCTCTACCACGCCATCGCCGCCGGCATGGACATGGGCATCGTCAACGCGGGTCAGCTCGTCGTGCTCGACGAGGTCGATCCCGAACTGCGCGAGCGCATCGAGGATGTCGTCCTGAACCGCCGCCCCGATGCGGCCGAACGCCTCCTCGAGATCGCCGAGAAGTTCAACATCGCCGCGGGCGTCCAGGAGGAATCGCTCGAGCAGTGGCGCGAGCTGCCCACGCCGGAGCGCATCACCCATGCCCTGGTCAAGGGCATCGATTCCCACATCCAGGCCGACACCGAGGAAATGCGCGCGGCTGTCTCCGAACGCGGTGGCCACCCGATCGAGGTCATCGAGGGCCCGCTGATGGACGGCATGAATGTCGTCGGCCAGCTCTTCGGCGACGGCAAGATGTTCCTGCCCCAGGTGGTGAAGTCGGCCCGCGTCATGAAGAAGGCCGTGGCCTATCTCATCCCGTTCATCGAAGCCGAGACCGCGCCCGGGGAGGCGTCCCACTCCAACGGGACCATCGTCATGGCGACCGTGAAGGGCGATGTCCATGACATCGGCAAGAACATCGTCGGCGTGGTCCTGCAGTGCAACAACTATGAGGTCATCGACCTGGGCGTCATGGTCCCGGCCCAGAAGATCCTTGCGGCTGCGGAGGAACACAACGCCGACGCCATCGGCCTCTCCGGCCTGATCACCCCGTCGCTGGACGAGATGGTCAACTTTGCCGCCGAGCTCGAACGACTCGGGCTCGAAAAGCCGCTGCTGATCGGTGGCGCGACGACGTCCAAGGCCCACACCGCTGTGAAGGTGTCCCCGCGCTACTCCGGGCCCGTCATCTGGGTCAAGGACGCCTCGCGCTCGGTCCCTGTCGTGGCCCAGCTGCTCAACCCGGAGCGCCGCGACGAGCTCATCGACGCCACCAACGCCGACTATGCGGGCATCCGCGAGCGGCACGCGGCCAAGAGCGGCGATCGACGGACGATCTCCTATGCCGACGCCCGTGCGAAGGCGCCGGAAATCGACTGGTCGGCGTACTCCCCGACCAAGCCGGCCCAGCCCGGCATCACCGAGTTCATCGACTATCCGATCGCCGAGCTGCGCGAGTTCATCGACTGGTCGCCGTTCTTCGCGGCCTGGGAATTCAAGGGCCGCTATCCCGACATCCTCAACAACCCGGCGCAGGGCGACGCCGCGCGCAAGTTGTTCGAGGACGGTCAGGAGATGCTCGATCGGGTGATCGCGGAGGGCTGGCTGAAGGCCAACGCGGTCATCGGGCTGTTCCCGGCGAATGCGGTCGGCGATGACATCGAGGTCTATACCGATGAGACCCGCACCGAGGTGCGCACCGTGCTGCACCATTTGCGCCAACAGGGTGAACACCGCGCGGGGGTGCCCAACAAGTCGCTGGCCGACTTCGTGGCTCCCAAGGAGTCCGGGATGCCTGACTGGATCGGCGGGTTCGCCGTCACCGGTGGTCTCGGCGCGACCGAGAAGATCATGGAGTTGAAGGCCGAGCTCGACGACTACTCCGCGATCCTGCTCGAGTCGGTGGCCGACCGGCTCGCCGAGGCGTTCGCCGAGCGGCTGCACCAGCGGGTGCGGATGGAGTTCTGGGGGTACGCCCCGGAGGAGCAGCTGACCAACGACGAGCTGATCAAGGAAACGTATCGCGGCATCCGGCCCGCCCCCGGCTATCCGGCCTGCCCCGATCACACCGAGAAGCAGCTGCTCTGGGACCTGCTCGATGTGCACACCCGCACCGGGATCGAGCTGACGGACGGCATGGCCATGTGGCCGGGGGCCTCGGTGTCGGGGTGGTATCTCGGGCACCCCGACTCGCAATACTTCGTCGTGGGCCGCATCGGCCAGGACCAGGTCGCCGACTATGCCGAGCGCAAGGGTTGGACCATGGCCGAGGCCGAGCGCTGGCTGTCGCCCAACCTGGGTTACGACCCGGAGTGA
- a CDS encoding HAD family phosphatase has protein sequence MNEYPSPTPELPAAVLWDFDGTLVDTEPIWFASEYALADELGGTWNDYLAHELVGSSLIETARTLIRRAGRDDLDPVAVTERLVDLVVARLELADLEWRPGAVELLTELAGAGVPCALVSASFQRVLDTALHRLPVNPFDVIIAGDDVTHGKPHPEPYLTAAARLGVRPEDCLVLEDSINGADSGTAAGCVVAVIPNAVQPPAAERRFHLDTLAGVGLDRLRALMAAELVR, from the coding sequence ATGAACGAATACCCCTCGCCGACCCCGGAGCTGCCCGCCGCTGTGCTGTGGGATTTCGACGGCACGCTGGTCGACACCGAACCCATCTGGTTCGCCTCCGAATATGCGCTGGCCGACGAGCTCGGCGGCACCTGGAACGATTACCTCGCCCACGAGCTGGTCGGCAGTTCCCTCATCGAGACCGCCCGGACCCTCATCCGGCGCGCCGGGCGCGACGACCTCGATCCCGTCGCCGTCACCGAACGCCTCGTGGACCTTGTGGTGGCCCGACTCGAGCTCGCCGACCTCGAGTGGCGCCCCGGCGCTGTCGAACTGCTGACCGAACTCGCGGGGGCCGGTGTCCCGTGCGCCCTGGTCTCGGCCTCGTTCCAGCGCGTGCTCGACACCGCCCTGCACCGGCTCCCGGTCAACCCGTTCGACGTGATCATCGCGGGCGATGACGTCACCCACGGCAAACCCCACCCCGAGCCCTACCTGACAGCGGCCGCGCGGCTGGGCGTACGCCCGGAGGACTGCCTGGTCCTGGAGGACTCGATCAACGGGGCCGACTCGGGCACGGCGGCCGGCTGTGTCGTGGCCGTCATTCCCAACGCCGTGCAGCCTCCTGCTGCCGAGCGCCGCTTCCACCTCGACACCCTCGCCGGGGTCGGACTCGACCGCCTGCGGGCCCTCATGGCTGCGGAGCTCGTCCGGTGA
- a CDS encoding ABC transporter substrate-binding protein produces the protein MRPLRRILIGLVVTGLALTGCAVEKPRVLNPADRVARPLTVGTFGRVSTTDPAAATDTGSTVYALNVFQRLMTVQVGSQALKPDAATDCMYIDELTYTCGIRRNLSFTNGNDLTASDVKFSIERARTLAVPGSSARLLDLIDDMIVSEDNPLRIDFKLKQHDRTFGYALASPAASIVDEDSYKLDELWPQWQQPVSSGPFFADVATLDELRLIRYPRYGGANGARSLAVALKMYSTPEALDRAIATRTVDVLWRVPASQVPTDGTYEPQTMQGAVVQRLLWNPKSPKRNDAALRAWVRDGTNSLRTLAAAVPPDVNFSEPTFATGGARPTSAVTGEITLGFDPRLPGQEELAGQIRDALQPDVTVHLVADEEEADVWLSNGQPWTNTTMAWLQPYVEFPLPDRTAEVRRLELAFREADGLPRAQEAAAELQRLMEVDATVVPLSQGDEVFWMAPDVELDQEYKNWMGPSWQLGVWGFERVEK, from the coding sequence GTGAGGCCGCTCAGGCGGATCCTGATCGGGCTGGTGGTGACCGGTCTGGCGCTCACCGGATGTGCGGTCGAGAAGCCCAGGGTTCTCAATCCCGCCGACCGGGTCGCCCGCCCTCTCACCGTCGGCACCTTCGGCCGCGTCAGCACCACCGACCCGGCGGCCGCGACCGATACGGGCTCCACGGTCTATGCGCTCAATGTGTTCCAGCGCCTGATGACCGTCCAGGTGGGTTCGCAGGCCCTCAAACCCGATGCCGCGACCGATTGCATGTACATCGACGAACTCACCTATACGTGTGGCATCCGGCGCAACCTCAGCTTCACCAACGGCAACGACCTGACGGCGTCGGACGTGAAGTTCTCGATCGAGCGGGCGCGCACGCTGGCGGTCCCGGGATCCTCGGCCAGGCTGCTCGACCTCATCGACGACATGATCGTTTCCGAGGACAACCCGCTGCGCATCGACTTCAAGCTGAAGCAGCACGACCGCACGTTCGGGTACGCCCTCGCCTCGCCTGCCGCGTCGATCGTGGACGAGGACAGCTACAAGCTCGACGAGCTCTGGCCGCAGTGGCAGCAGCCCGTCAGCTCGGGACCGTTCTTCGCCGATGTCGCCACTCTGGATGAGCTGCGCCTGATCCGCTATCCGCGGTATGGCGGCGCCAACGGGGCTCGCTCGCTGGCGGTCGCGCTGAAGATGTATTCGACGCCGGAGGCCCTCGATCGCGCCATCGCCACCCGCACCGTGGACGTGTTGTGGCGGGTGCCGGCGAGCCAGGTGCCGACCGACGGCACCTATGAGCCCCAGACGATGCAGGGGGCCGTCGTGCAGCGCCTCCTGTGGAATCCGAAGTCGCCGAAGCGCAACGACGCCGCCCTCCGCGCCTGGGTACGGGACGGCACCAACTCGCTTCGGACCCTGGCCGCCGCCGTGCCGCCCGATGTGAACTTCTCAGAACCGACCTTCGCAACCGGCGGTGCGCGCCCGACGAGTGCGGTCACCGGCGAGATCACGCTCGGCTTCGATCCGCGGCTGCCCGGGCAGGAGGAGCTGGCCGGTCAGATCCGCGATGCGCTGCAGCCGGATGTGACCGTCCATCTGGTGGCTGACGAGGAGGAAGCCGATGTCTGGCTGTCCAACGGCCAGCCCTGGACCAACACGACCATGGCGTGGCTGCAGCCCTATGTGGAGTTCCCTTTGCCGGATCGGACGGCGGAGGTACGCCGGCTCGAGCTCGCCTTCCGGGAAGCCGACGGGCTGCCCCGGGCGCAGGAGGCCGCTGCCGAACTGCAGCGCCTGATGGAGGTCGACGCGACGGTCGTGCCCCTGTCGCAGGGCGACGAGGTGTTCTGGATGGCGCCCGACGTCGAACTCGATCAGGAATACAAGAATTGGATGGGACCCAGCTGGCAACTGGGCGTGTGGGGGTTCGAACGTGTCGAGAAGTGA
- a CDS encoding tRNA (adenine-N1)-methyltransferase yields MGWDPAGNWACGGSNVSRSDLSGVRTGPLAEGEWVTLTDPKGKMHSVRLQAGKSFHTTKGGIALDDLIGGPDGVVVTSVGGMQFLAMRPLMADFTVTMPRGAAIVYPKEAGQIVMAADIFPGARVLEAGVGSGALSLSLLRAIGPTGRLWSYERRDDFATIARRNVETWLGTEHPAWEVRVGDLVESLAASPEDPAEVDRAILDMLAPWDCIDAVGERLVPGGVLLIYVATATQLGRVMDQIRVHQGFTEPAATETIVRNWHAEGLAIRPAHGASSHTGFLVTARRLAPGVTSPLRKRRPAPGAYGPDYTGPRPPWVEPAVSDG; encoded by the coding sequence ATTGGATGGGACCCAGCTGGCAACTGGGCGTGTGGGGGTTCGAACGTGTCGAGAAGTGACCTCTCGGGCGTACGCACCGGGCCGCTCGCCGAGGGGGAATGGGTGACTCTCACCGACCCCAAGGGCAAGATGCACTCCGTCCGGTTGCAGGCCGGCAAGAGCTTCCACACCACCAAGGGCGGGATCGCCCTCGATGACCTGATCGGTGGGCCCGACGGAGTCGTGGTCACCTCGGTCGGGGGCATGCAGTTCCTGGCCATGCGACCGCTGATGGCCGACTTCACCGTGACCATGCCGCGCGGTGCGGCGATCGTGTATCCCAAGGAAGCCGGCCAGATCGTCATGGCCGCCGACATCTTCCCCGGCGCCCGCGTGCTCGAGGCAGGCGTGGGATCCGGTGCGCTGTCGTTGTCCCTCCTGCGGGCCATCGGCCCGACCGGACGACTGTGGTCCTATGAGCGCCGGGACGATTTCGCGACCATCGCCCGCCGGAATGTCGAGACCTGGCTGGGCACCGAACATCCCGCCTGGGAGGTCCGCGTCGGGGACCTGGTCGAGTCGCTGGCGGCCTCGCCCGAGGATCCGGCCGAGGTCGACCGGGCCATCCTGGACATGCTCGCTCCCTGGGACTGCATCGACGCCGTGGGCGAGCGGCTCGTCCCCGGTGGCGTACTCCTGATCTATGTCGCCACCGCCACCCAGCTCGGCCGGGTCATGGACCAGATTCGCGTTCATCAGGGCTTCACCGAACCCGCGGCCACCGAAACCATCGTCCGCAACTGGCACGCCGAGGGGCTGGCCATTCGGCCGGCCCACGGGGCATCGAGCCACACGGGCTTCCTGGTCACGGCCCGTCGGCTGGCGCCCGGGGTCACCAGCCCCCTGCGCAAGCGGCGTCCCGCACCTGGGGCCTACGGTCCCGACTACACCGGCCCGCGCCCGCCGTGGGTGGAACCCGCAGTGTCGGACGGCTGA